A genomic segment from Pseudoduganella chitinolytica encodes:
- a CDS encoding GDSL-type esterase/lipase family protein → MRMKGWAWAALALCAAGTARADMAPGQVRQCATVVEPRSVEYPWMSIERWHQLNRDKTALAAKGNVDVLFLGDSITEGWPKSEWDSHFGRYKAANFGIGGDHTGNVLWRLQNGSMDKLRPKLVVLLIGTNNFGLCGEAPEQVFNGISSVVASLRQVYPDAKILLNAVLPVEPNPDHPRRLNVAKLNRDVARLDDGKHVFYRDYGPLFLQPDGTISPAIMPDYLHLTEKGYRIWADALQPDIARLLK, encoded by the coding sequence ATGCGGATGAAAGGATGGGCGTGGGCGGCGCTGGCATTGTGCGCCGCCGGCACGGCACGGGCCGACATGGCGCCGGGGCAGGTGCGCCAGTGCGCGACCGTGGTGGAGCCGCGCAGCGTGGAATATCCATGGATGTCGATCGAGCGCTGGCACCAGCTCAACCGGGACAAGACGGCGCTGGCGGCCAAGGGCAACGTGGACGTGCTGTTCCTGGGCGACTCGATCACCGAGGGGTGGCCGAAGAGCGAGTGGGACAGCCACTTCGGCCGCTACAAGGCGGCCAACTTCGGCATCGGCGGCGACCACACGGGCAATGTGCTGTGGCGCCTGCAGAACGGCAGCATGGACAAGCTGCGCCCGAAACTCGTCGTGCTGCTGATCGGGACCAACAACTTCGGCCTGTGCGGCGAGGCGCCCGAGCAGGTGTTCAACGGTATCTCCTCCGTGGTGGCGTCGCTGCGCCAGGTCTACCCGGACGCGAAGATCCTGCTGAACGCCGTGCTGCCCGTGGAGCCCAATCCGGACCATCCGCGCCGCCTGAACGTGGCCAAGCTCAATCGCGACGTGGCCCGGCTGGACGACGGCAAGCACGTGTTCTACCGCGACTACGGCCCGCTGTTCCTGCAGCCGGACGGCACGATCTCGCCGGCCATCATGCCCGACTACCTGCATCTGACGGAAAAGGGCTACCGGATCTGGGCCGACGCGCTGCAGCCGGACATCGCCAGATTGCTGAAGTAA
- a CDS encoding beta-glucosidase family protein, whose translation MNLMSCSVLLALAAGPALGAAEAQPWLNPALDPDRRAALVLKEMTQKEKLNWAYGYFGADHAGNKTKKIAAALPFSAGYIPGIPRLGLPALFETDAGIGVATQYTTTPRERTALPAGIATAATWNPKLAYEGGRMIGAEARASGFNVMLAGGVNLLREPRNGRNFEYAGEDPLHAGLMVAEQVKGIESNHVIATIKHFALNAQETGRFQLDARIDPAAARMSDLLAFQIALEQSDAGSFMCAYNRVNGPYACESGWLLNEVLKEDWGFKGYVMSDWGATHSTVPAANAGLDQQSGGEFDKSNYFGAALEEAVENGHVSPRRLDDLAHRVLRTMFAKGVVDHPVKEGGAIDFEAHARITQADAEEGIVLLKNQRLLPLRAGMRKIVIVGGHADVGVLAGGGSSLVYPVGGNAVPGLLPATWPGPVMYYPSSPLKAVQARAGGATVTFDDGTDPARAARLAADADAVLVFATQWVGEALDATSLALPDRQDALIDAVAAANPRTAVVLETSGPVLMPWLDKVAAVVEAWYPGTRGGEAIARVLFGEVNPSGRLPATFPQAERQLPRPRLDGDPARPDLRFAVDYHEGAAVGYKWFDLKNLKPLFPFGYGLSYTQFGYSGLAATVVDGKVRVRFKVANAGTLAGKDVPQVYVAPLAARWEAPKRLAGWDKVDLAPGATRDVELTLDPRLFGTIRGNARTWQVAAGRYKILLARHAGDTQAQAVTINLPARVLNLAGQPTTTNKGQR comes from the coding sequence ATGAACCTGATGTCCTGCTCCGTATTGCTGGCGCTGGCCGCCGGTCCTGCGCTCGGAGCCGCCGAGGCGCAGCCCTGGCTGAACCCCGCGCTCGACCCCGACCGGCGCGCCGCGCTGGTGCTGAAGGAGATGACGCAGAAGGAAAAGCTGAACTGGGCCTACGGCTACTTCGGCGCCGACCATGCGGGCAACAAGACGAAGAAGATCGCCGCCGCGTTGCCGTTCTCCGCCGGCTACATTCCCGGCATCCCGCGCCTGGGCCTGCCCGCCCTGTTCGAGACGGATGCGGGCATCGGCGTGGCGACGCAATACACGACGACGCCGCGCGAGCGCACCGCGCTGCCGGCCGGGATCGCGACGGCGGCCACGTGGAACCCCAAGCTGGCTTACGAGGGCGGGCGCATGATCGGCGCCGAGGCCCGTGCGTCCGGCTTCAACGTGATGCTGGCGGGCGGCGTCAACCTGCTGCGCGAGCCGCGCAACGGCCGCAACTTCGAATATGCCGGTGAAGATCCGCTGCACGCCGGCCTGATGGTGGCGGAACAGGTCAAGGGCATCGAGTCGAACCACGTCATCGCCACCATCAAGCACTTCGCCCTGAATGCCCAGGAAACGGGGCGCTTCCAGCTGGACGCCCGCATCGACCCGGCGGCGGCGCGCATGTCGGACCTGCTGGCGTTCCAGATCGCGCTGGAACAGTCGGACGCGGGGTCGTTCATGTGCGCCTACAACCGCGTCAACGGTCCTTACGCATGCGAGAGCGGCTGGCTGCTGAACGAGGTGCTGAAGGAGGACTGGGGCTTCAAGGGCTACGTGATGTCCGACTGGGGCGCCACCCACAGCACCGTGCCGGCCGCGAACGCGGGCCTGGACCAGCAGTCCGGCGGCGAGTTCGACAAGTCGAACTACTTCGGCGCCGCGCTGGAGGAGGCGGTGGAGAACGGCCACGTGTCGCCTCGCCGGCTCGACGACCTGGCCCACCGCGTGCTGCGCACGATGTTCGCCAAGGGCGTCGTCGACCATCCCGTCAAGGAGGGCGGCGCCATCGATTTCGAAGCGCATGCGCGGATCACGCAGGCCGATGCGGAAGAGGGCATCGTACTGCTGAAGAACCAGCGCCTGCTGCCGCTGCGCGCCGGGATGAGGAAGATCGTCATTGTCGGCGGCCACGCCGACGTGGGCGTGCTGGCCGGTGGCGGTTCCTCGCTGGTGTATCCGGTCGGCGGCAATGCCGTGCCAGGCCTGCTGCCGGCCACCTGGCCCGGCCCCGTCATGTACTACCCGTCGTCGCCACTGAAGGCGGTGCAGGCGCGTGCCGGTGGCGCCACGGTGACCTTCGACGACGGCACCGACCCGGCCCGCGCGGCCCGCCTGGCGGCCGATGCGGACGCGGTACTGGTCTTTGCCACGCAATGGGTCGGCGAGGCGCTCGATGCGACGTCGCTGGCGCTGCCGGACCGGCAGGATGCCCTGATCGACGCCGTCGCCGCGGCCAATCCGCGCACGGCCGTGGTGCTCGAGACCAGCGGTCCCGTCCTGATGCCGTGGCTGGACAAGGTGGCCGCCGTGGTCGAGGCCTGGTATCCGGGGACCCGTGGCGGCGAAGCGATCGCCCGCGTGCTGTTCGGCGAAGTCAATCCGTCCGGCCGCCTGCCGGCCACGTTCCCGCAAGCGGAACGGCAACTGCCGCGGCCACGGCTGGACGGCGACCCCGCCAGGCCGGACCTGCGCTTCGCGGTGGATTACCACGAAGGCGCCGCCGTGGGCTACAAATGGTTCGACCTGAAGAACCTGAAACCGCTGTTCCCGTTCGGCTACGGCCTGTCCTATACGCAGTTCGGCTACAGCGGGCTGGCAGCGACCGTCGTCGACGGCAAGGTCAGGGTCCGCTTCAAGGTCGCCAACGCGGGGACGCTGGCGGGCAAGGACGTGCCGCAGGTCTACGTCGCACCGCTCGCGGCGCGTTGGGAAGCGCCCAAGCGCCTGGCGGGCTGGGACAAGGTCGACCTGGCGCCCGGCGCCACGCGCGACGTCGAACTGACGCTTGACCCGCGCCTGTTCGGCACCATCCGCGGCAATGCCAGGACGTGGCAGGTGGCGGCTGGCCGGTACAAGATACTGCTGGCACGCCATGCCGGCGATACGCAGGCGCAAGCCGTCACCATCAACCTGCCGGCCCGGGTGCTGAACCTGGCAGGCCAACCGACAACCACCAACAAGGGACAACGATGA
- a CDS encoding glycoside hydrolase 5 family protein, whose amino-acid sequence MKRMITLAASLMMMHALPMEAAANDKGAFVKVDKTHFARAGQRYYIAGANFWYGAYLGAPSKVGDRARLLKELDTMKAAGINNVRVLAVSEKTDMPSAVRPATTAAPGQYDEELLAGLDYLLAELAKRDMTAVIYLNNFWQWSGGMTQYLNWFEGTKALDPNVTKDYEDYMAKTVRFYRNDKAQAEYRNVIRKIVQRVNTVTGKRYADDPTVMSWQLANEPRPGNARTTAEEKAVYVKWIADTAAFIHGLDANHLVSSGSEGLAGSAQDGELFMQAHRTRHIDYLTYHLWPKNWGWIDSRNVAATWDGALEKSRHYLNVHIDYAKRVGKPIVLEEFGMDRDNASFDIKAGTTVRDRFYGEVFNVITTRAAKGDPIAGFNFWAWGGAGRAANRDYWWKEGNDLMGDPPQEEQGLYSVFDTDASTIALIKETAAKLKALERK is encoded by the coding sequence ATGAAACGAATGATCACGCTCGCGGCCAGCCTCATGATGATGCACGCACTGCCGATGGAGGCGGCGGCCAACGACAAGGGCGCCTTCGTCAAGGTCGACAAGACACACTTCGCCCGCGCCGGGCAGCGCTACTACATTGCCGGCGCCAACTTCTGGTACGGCGCCTACCTGGGTGCACCAAGCAAGGTGGGCGACCGCGCCCGCCTGCTGAAGGAACTGGACACGATGAAGGCGGCCGGCATCAACAACGTGCGGGTGCTGGCCGTCTCCGAGAAGACGGACATGCCGAGCGCCGTGCGTCCCGCCACCACGGCGGCACCAGGCCAGTACGACGAGGAGCTGCTGGCGGGCCTGGACTACCTGCTGGCCGAGCTGGCCAAGCGCGACATGACGGCGGTGATCTACCTGAACAACTTCTGGCAGTGGTCGGGCGGCATGACGCAGTACCTGAACTGGTTCGAGGGCACCAAGGCGCTGGACCCGAACGTCACCAAGGACTATGAGGACTACATGGCCAAGACGGTGCGCTTCTACCGCAACGACAAGGCCCAGGCGGAATACCGCAACGTGATCCGCAAGATCGTCCAGCGCGTCAATACCGTCACGGGCAAGCGCTACGCGGACGACCCCACGGTGATGTCGTGGCAGCTGGCCAACGAGCCCCGTCCGGGCAACGCGAGAACCACGGCGGAAGAGAAGGCCGTCTACGTCAAGTGGATCGCCGACACGGCCGCCTTTATCCACGGCCTCGACGCCAACCACCTGGTCAGCAGCGGCAGCGAGGGCCTGGCCGGTTCCGCCCAGGACGGCGAACTGTTCATGCAGGCGCACCGGACCAGGCACATCGACTACCTGACGTATCACCTGTGGCCGAAGAACTGGGGCTGGATCGACTCGAGGAACGTGGCCGCCACGTGGGATGGCGCGCTGGAGAAAAGCCGCCACTACCTGAACGTGCACATCGACTATGCGAAGAGGGTGGGCAAGCCGATCGTGCTGGAGGAATTCGGCATGGACCGCGACAACGCGTCCTTCGACATCAAGGCCGGCACCACGGTGCGCGACCGCTTCTATGGCGAAGTGTTCAACGTCATCACGACGCGCGCCGCCAAGGGCGATCCCATCGCCGGCTTCAATTTCTGGGCCTGGGGCGGCGCCGGTCGCGCCGCCAATCGCGACTACTGGTGGAAGGAGGGCAACGACCTGATGGGCGATCCGCCGCAGGAAGAGCAGGGCCTGTACTCCGTGTTCGACACGGACGCCAGCACCATTGCGCTGATCAAGGAAACCGCCGCCAAACTGAAAGCCCTGGAGCGCAAATGA
- a CDS encoding glycoside hydrolase family 27 protein has protein sequence MTRTQLSVAAAALLLAAGTAQAQKFEGLADTPQMGWNSWNKFGCEINEQLIRETADAMVKLGMKDAGYQYVNIDDCWHGQRDKDGTIQADPVRFPSGIKALADYVHARGLKLGLYSDAGATTCGGRPGSRGHEYQDARTYAAWGVDYVKYDWCDTKGLNAEGAYTTMRDALRAAGRPILLSICEWGDNKPWDWAPNVGHSWRTTGDIYACWDCEVSLGSWSTFGVMKIVDKSLALRKYAGPGHWNDLDMLEVGNGLTPEEDRSHFSLWAMLASPLISGNDLRKMPEAVRKVLTNKDVIAVNQDKLGVQALRMLTDGPLEVWIKPLAGNDWAVLFLNRGEQALERSYDWHKQPLSDDLSKRSADLKKAAYRWTDLWQLKTGDTAKPLTLKLAPHSVTMLRLTPREGT, from the coding sequence ATGACGAGGACACAATTGTCGGTGGCGGCGGCGGCGCTGCTGCTGGCGGCCGGCACCGCTCAGGCGCAGAAGTTCGAGGGCCTGGCGGACACGCCGCAGATGGGCTGGAACAGCTGGAACAAGTTCGGCTGCGAGATCAACGAGCAGTTGATCCGCGAGACGGCCGATGCGATGGTCAAGCTGGGCATGAAGGACGCCGGCTACCAGTACGTCAATATCGACGACTGCTGGCATGGCCAGCGCGACAAGGACGGCACCATCCAGGCCGACCCCGTGCGCTTCCCGTCGGGGATCAAGGCGCTGGCGGACTACGTGCATGCGCGCGGCCTGAAACTGGGCCTGTACTCGGACGCCGGCGCCACCACGTGTGGCGGCCGCCCCGGCAGTCGCGGCCACGAGTACCAGGATGCGCGTACCTATGCCGCCTGGGGCGTCGACTACGTCAAGTATGACTGGTGCGACACCAAGGGCTTGAATGCGGAAGGCGCCTACACGACGATGCGCGATGCGCTGCGCGCGGCGGGCCGGCCGATCCTGCTGTCGATCTGCGAATGGGGCGACAACAAGCCGTGGGACTGGGCACCCAACGTGGGGCACTCGTGGCGCACGACAGGCGACATCTACGCGTGCTGGGATTGCGAGGTGTCGCTGGGCTCCTGGTCCACGTTCGGCGTGATGAAGATCGTCGACAAGTCGCTGGCGCTGCGCAAGTACGCGGGGCCGGGCCACTGGAACGACCTGGACATGCTGGAGGTGGGCAACGGCCTGACGCCGGAGGAAGACCGCTCGCACTTCTCGCTGTGGGCCATGCTGGCGTCGCCCCTCATCTCGGGCAACGACCTGCGCAAGATGCCGGAGGCGGTGCGCAAGGTGCTGACCAACAAGGACGTCATCGCCGTCAACCAGGACAAGCTGGGTGTGCAGGCGCTGCGCATGCTGACCGACGGCCCGCTGGAAGTGTGGATCAAGCCCCTGGCCGGCAACGATTGGGCCGTGCTGTTCCTGAACCGCGGCGAGCAGGCGCTGGAGCGCAGCTACGACTGGCACAAGCAGCCGTTGTCCGACGACCTGTCGAAGCGCTCGGCCGACCTGAAGAAAGCGGCTTACCGCTGGACCGACCTGTGGCAGTTGAAAACGGGCGATACGGCGAAGCCGTTGACCCTGAAGCTGGCGCCGCACAGCGTGACGATGCTGCGGCTGACGCCGCGGGAGGGCACTTGA